One segment of Streptomyces sp. NBC_01463 DNA contains the following:
- a CDS encoding polyprenyl synthetase family protein, with amino-acid sequence MTVVGPFGLSVRDQALEAGVQAGLAAVESGLLDATKSEVPFITEAAQHLVRAGGKRFRPLLAMLAAQFGDADAPGVVPAAVVVELTHLATLYHDDVMDEADVRRGVDSANTRWGNSVAVLTGDFLFARASHILADLGPEAVRIQAEAFERLVTGQILETAGPRDGRDPVEHYLDVMRGKTGSLIAVACRFGAMMSGADESATDTLTQYGERLGVAFQLADDVLDIASDSHESGKTPGTDLLEGIPTLPVLHLRAQAAADGKPDDLELVELLDGDLGDPDRLAEALRRLRAHPALEQARRDTVRYAEEARATLAPLPSCYAKAALEEMCDAVVHRAG; translated from the coding sequence GTGACCGTCGTCGGGCCGTTCGGACTGAGCGTGCGGGACCAGGCTCTTGAGGCCGGTGTCCAGGCCGGTTTGGCTGCTGTCGAGTCGGGGCTGCTCGATGCCACCAAGAGCGAGGTGCCCTTCATCACGGAGGCCGCGCAGCACCTCGTGCGCGCGGGCGGCAAGCGGTTCCGGCCCCTGCTGGCGATGCTGGCCGCCCAGTTCGGTGACGCCGACGCCCCGGGCGTGGTGCCCGCCGCCGTGGTCGTCGAGCTGACCCACCTCGCGACGCTGTACCACGACGACGTGATGGACGAGGCCGACGTGCGCCGCGGGGTCGACAGCGCCAATACCCGCTGGGGCAACTCGGTGGCCGTGCTGACCGGCGACTTCCTCTTCGCGCGCGCGTCGCACATCCTGGCCGACCTCGGCCCCGAGGCCGTCCGCATCCAGGCGGAGGCGTTCGAGCGCCTGGTCACCGGCCAGATCCTGGAGACCGCGGGCCCGCGCGACGGGCGCGACCCGGTCGAGCACTACCTCGACGTGATGCGCGGGAAGACCGGCTCGCTGATCGCCGTGGCCTGCCGGTTCGGCGCGATGATGTCCGGCGCCGACGAGTCGGCGACCGACACCCTCACCCAGTACGGCGAGCGCCTCGGCGTCGCCTTCCAGCTCGCCGACGACGTCCTCGACATCGCCTCCGACTCCCACGAGTCCGGCAAGACCCCCGGCACCGACCTCCTCGAAGGCATCCCGACCCTGCCCGTCCTCCACCTCAGGGCGCAGGCCGCGGCCGACGGCAAGCCGGACGACCTGGAGCTCGTCGAGCTGCTGGACGGGGACCTCGGCGACCCGGACCGCCTCGCCGAGGCGCTGCGCCGGCTGCGCGCCCACCCCGCGCTCGAACAGGCCCGACGCGACACCGTCCGGTACGCGGAGGAGGCGCGGGCCACCCTCGCGCCGCTGCCCTCCTGCTACGCCAAGGCCGCCCTGGAAGAGATGTGCGACGCCGTGGTGCACCGCGCGGGCTGA
- a CDS encoding peptide MFS transporter, with protein MSHTAADTEPTQPPPGDDHAFFGQPRGLMTLSGLEVWERFSFLGMQAILVLYFADAVSNGGMGMEAGTAASVSAAYGTLVYLVSVAGGWLADRILGSYRAVLYGGILIAIGHYAMAVPTDVMTWVGLGLISAGTGLLKPNVATMVGKLYRTDDERRDAGFALYYMGINIGAFLGPLITGWLGDHASWHWGFSAAAFGMTLGLIQYVLGRRHLAGRKNAAEFPLAPGPMRRAVRLIVIGVVVVAALATVLALAGWLTMDRFVDLLTIVSVIAPVVYFVVMFRSPRVTSEERGRLRPYVVLFLASVVFNFILFQAYSTMMLLASTNARTEIFGFHFPASWYASALGAFEVALAPVVAAVWAKMGPRQPHASNKIAIGVILGGLSFLLMVLPTSGHSSDTYKMAAWWIVGSYLLLGLGDILLETSGMSATTKLAPKAFASQTMALWFLSLALANGIQAQIVKLYGEVSNPAYFGVNGAIAVAAGVAVIAAAPWLKRTMHPVH; from the coding sequence TTGTCCCACACCGCCGCAGACACCGAACCCACCCAGCCACCGCCGGGCGACGACCACGCCTTCTTCGGCCAGCCACGGGGTCTGATGACCCTGTCCGGCCTGGAGGTGTGGGAGCGGTTCTCGTTCCTCGGCATGCAGGCGATCCTGGTCCTCTACTTCGCCGACGCCGTCAGCAACGGCGGCATGGGCATGGAGGCCGGTACCGCCGCGTCCGTATCCGCCGCCTACGGCACGCTCGTCTACCTGGTCTCCGTGGCCGGGGGCTGGCTGGCCGACCGGATCCTCGGCTCGTACCGCGCCGTCCTGTACGGCGGCATCCTCATCGCCATCGGGCACTACGCCATGGCGGTGCCCACCGATGTCATGACCTGGGTCGGCCTGGGCCTGATCAGCGCCGGAACGGGCCTGCTCAAGCCCAATGTCGCCACCATGGTCGGCAAGCTCTACCGCACCGACGACGAGCGCCGTGACGCCGGCTTCGCCCTGTACTACATGGGCATCAACATCGGCGCCTTCCTCGGCCCGCTGATCACCGGCTGGCTCGGTGACCACGCGAGCTGGCACTGGGGTTTCTCGGCCGCCGCGTTCGGTATGACGCTCGGCCTGATCCAGTACGTCCTGGGCCGCCGTCACCTGGCCGGGCGTAAGAACGCCGCCGAATTCCCGCTGGCCCCCGGACCCATGCGCCGGGCGGTCCGGCTCATCGTCATCGGCGTCGTGGTGGTCGCCGCGCTCGCCACCGTGCTGGCCCTGGCGGGCTGGCTGACCATGGACCGCTTCGTCGACCTGCTCACGATCGTCTCCGTGATCGCGCCGGTCGTCTACTTCGTGGTGATGTTCCGCAGCCCCCGGGTCACCTCGGAGGAGCGCGGCAGGCTGCGCCCGTACGTGGTGCTGTTCCTGGCCTCGGTCGTCTTCAACTTCATCCTCTTCCAGGCGTACTCGACGATGATGCTGCTGGCGTCGACCAACGCCCGCACGGAGATCTTCGGCTTCCACTTCCCGGCCAGCTGGTACGCCTCCGCGCTCGGCGCCTTCGAGGTGGCACTCGCTCCGGTGGTCGCAGCCGTCTGGGCGAAGATGGGGCCCCGCCAGCCGCACGCGTCCAACAAGATCGCGATCGGGGTGATCCTGGGCGGGCTCTCCTTCCTGCTGATGGTCCTGCCCACCTCCGGGCACTCCTCGGACACGTACAAGATGGCCGCCTGGTGGATCGTCGGCTCGTATCTGCTGCTCGGGCTCGGCGACATCCTGCTGGAGACCTCCGGCATGTCCGCGACCACGAAGCTCGCCCCCAAGGCGTTCGCCAGCCAGACGATGGCGCTCTGGTTCCTCTCGCTGGCCCTCGCCAACGGCATCCAGGCCCAGATCGTGAAGCTGTACGGCGAGGTCTCCAACCCCGCCTACTTCGGTGTCAATGGCGCTATCGCGGTGGCGGCCGGTGTGGCCGTCATCGCCGCCGCACCCTGGCTCAAGCGCACCATGCACCCCGTCCACTGA
- a CDS encoding CocE/NonD family hydrolase, translating to MHIQTVFPYETTREDIYIPLPDGTQLYARIWRPVTDEPVPALLEYLPYRLSDWTAPRDWQRHPWYAGHGYASVRVDVRGHGNSEGMPGDEYDATELADGVAVIHWLAQQEWCSGRVGMFGISWGGFNSLQLAALAPEPLKAIVTVCSADDRYDNDVHYMGGSVLAVDMHAWAATMLAFVCRPPDPADVGDDWREMWLNRLEAVDPFIHTWLAHQTRDDYWKHGSVCEDYSAIQANVLAVGGWHDPYRDTVLRLVEHLDPAKVRGLIGPWSHQYPDRGLPPGPGIGFLQETLRWWDQHLKDQDTGVMAEPLLRSWISESHRPATVYETLPGRWVGDTSWPSENVAPVAYALQGGPQTVDSPQQTGVDAGRFFPFGNDADLPPDQRDEDAKSVCFEFPVEAAPIEILGRPRVRLRIRMDVPRGQAIARLCDVAPDGSSTLVTRGVLNLAARNGRDRTEDWPVGTTEDVTFELNGIGHTFPPGHRIRLAVSSSYWPWIWPQAGSKGFTLDADGSFVELPVRRHTEDPSIRFEEPEQSEPLGVVFPVTLDEQRPERLVVRDVAKGEWRMEVDPRYGGTRVYPDGLEFTEDAVETYTVQESDPLSARTRSDWTIRLHRPEMSWDVLVETRSEISADASDFITSNEVVCKEGGEVVFHRTWEKRIPRTAG from the coding sequence ATGCACATCCAGACCGTGTTCCCGTACGAGACGACCCGCGAGGACATCTACATCCCGCTGCCGGACGGCACCCAGCTGTACGCCCGGATCTGGCGGCCGGTCACCGACGAACCCGTGCCCGCGCTGCTGGAGTACCTGCCGTACCGGCTGAGCGACTGGACCGCGCCGCGCGACTGGCAGCGCCATCCCTGGTACGCGGGCCACGGCTACGCCTCGGTCCGGGTGGACGTGCGCGGTCACGGCAACAGCGAGGGGATGCCGGGCGACGAGTACGACGCGACGGAGCTCGCCGACGGGGTCGCCGTCATCCACTGGCTGGCGCAGCAGGAGTGGTGCTCGGGCCGGGTCGGCATGTTCGGCATCTCCTGGGGCGGCTTCAACTCGCTCCAGCTCGCCGCGCTCGCCCCCGAGCCGCTGAAGGCGATCGTCACCGTCTGCTCGGCGGACGACCGCTACGACAACGACGTCCACTACATGGGCGGCTCCGTCCTCGCCGTGGACATGCACGCCTGGGCGGCGACCATGCTCGCCTTCGTCTGCCGGCCGCCGGACCCGGCGGACGTCGGCGACGACTGGCGGGAGATGTGGCTGAACCGGCTGGAAGCCGTCGACCCCTTCATCCACACCTGGCTGGCCCACCAGACGCGCGACGACTACTGGAAGCACGGCAGCGTCTGCGAGGACTACTCCGCCATCCAGGCGAACGTCCTCGCGGTCGGCGGCTGGCACGACCCGTACCGCGACACCGTGCTCCGGCTCGTCGAGCACCTGGACCCGGCGAAGGTCCGCGGGCTGATCGGCCCCTGGTCGCACCAGTACCCGGACCGCGGGCTGCCGCCGGGGCCCGGCATCGGCTTCCTCCAGGAGACGCTGCGGTGGTGGGACCAGCATCTGAAGGACCAGGACACCGGCGTCATGGCGGAGCCGCTGCTGCGGTCCTGGATCAGCGAGTCGCACCGGCCGGCGACGGTCTACGAGACGCTGCCGGGCCGCTGGGTCGGTGACACCAGCTGGCCTTCGGAGAACGTGGCGCCGGTCGCGTACGCGCTCCAGGGCGGGCCGCAGACCGTCGACTCGCCGCAGCAGACCGGGGTGGACGCCGGGCGGTTCTTCCCGTTCGGCAACGACGCCGACCTGCCGCCCGACCAGCGGGACGAGGACGCCAAGTCGGTGTGCTTCGAGTTCCCGGTCGAGGCCGCCCCGATCGAGATCCTGGGCCGGCCCAGGGTGAGGCTGCGGATCCGGATGGACGTGCCGCGCGGCCAGGCGATCGCCCGGCTCTGCGACGTCGCCCCGGACGGCTCGTCCACCCTCGTGACCCGCGGCGTCCTCAACCTCGCCGCCCGCAACGGCCGCGACCGCACCGAGGACTGGCCCGTCGGAACCACCGAGGACGTCACCTTCGAGCTGAACGGCATCGGGCACACCTTCCCGCCCGGCCACCGGATCAGGCTCGCGGTCTCCTCCTCGTACTGGCCGTGGATCTGGCCGCAGGCCGGTTCGAAGGGCTTCACCCTGGACGCCGACGGCAGCTTCGTCGAACTCCCGGTCCGCCGGCACACCGAGGACCCCTCGATCCGCTTCGAGGAGCCCGAGCAGTCGGAGCCGCTCGGCGTCGTCTTCCCCGTCACCCTCGACGAGCAGCGGCCCGAACGGCTGGTGGTCCGCGATGTCGCCAAGGGCGAGTGGCGGATGGAGGTCGACCCGCGCTACGGCGGCACCCGGGTCTACCCGGACGGCCTGGAGTTCACCGAGGACGCGGTGGAGACGTACACGGTCCAGGAGAGCGATCCGCTCTCGG